TGTACCGCCTGGTACAGGAACGTTAAACATCATTATCGTAAAGGCAAATGCAGAACCTATTGCCATGATCGGTATGTCTTTTTTATCGAATGTTTCATTTACTTTCTTTGTAGCTACTGCAAGAACTGGTACCATAGCGGTGCCCATTACGGCGCACGTTTCGGGACTTAGATATCCGTCTGGTATATGCATAAAAATTCCCCCTTATAAATTTTTGCCTGTTGTCGTCATGACAAGCTTTCCATGTTTCACGCCCTTTGTGCTTATTATTTCGTCTGCTATCTTTGATATAGTCTTTGAAGTGCCTTTTATAACCATTACTTCAAGGCAGTTGTGCTCGTCAAGGTGTACGTGCATGCTTGATATTATGTTCTCATGGTGCCCATGCTGTATGTCAACAAGCTTATCGCTTATCTCCCTTACCTCATGGTTATAAACATATGTTACTGTACCTATTGATTCGGCCTCATCTGACTTGCATTGGTTTTCGACTATGTAATCTCTAATTAAGTCCCTTATAGCTTCAGACCTATTTTTGTAGTTTTTTGATTCGATCAATTTATCAAACTGTGAAAGCAGGTTTGCTTCCATTGAAACGCCAAAACGCGTAATTTCATCCAGATTGATTACCTCCTTATGTGTTACTTTTATAAAAATAATAGCACTTATTAAAAAAATAATCAATAGAATCTTAATAAGTCATAATATTACATTAATTTAAATTGTTGAAATTTATTAAGCTGTAATTTATGATATATAAAAAGGATATAGTCAATCTCATGCTGATGTTAATAAGGAGGTCGAAATTGAGATAAAGTCTTATAAAATAGATAAAGGGTCTGTAATGAGATATTTGGGATATGGCACAAAAACTTAGAAGAAGATTTAATTTACGATATCAAAAAAACATGAGAGAATCATATGAGCTGTACAGGAATTAGGAGAAACTTTAAAACAAGATAGTGAAGAAAAAAGAAAATAAGTCTTTGAATAGGGAGAGGTTCCCAGAGGAGAGAAGGTTACAAGGTGTCTATATATAGAAAGTGACGGAGTAATAATACGTCTACAAAAGGCAGATAAAAAGAGAGGAGAAATAAAACATTTAGCAGCCTATGAAGGCAAAGAGAAGATTGGTGGAGGACGATATAGACTGAAGAATAAGCTTGTAGTAAGCAGCTTAGCTGATAGTGAAGAGATATGGGGAGAAGCTTATTCTAAAGTAGGACACAAATGGGATATAGAACGTGTAGAAAAAGCCATTGAGGAAATTTAGATAAAAAATTTTTAAAAACTCACATACAAAATCTTAACGCGGACCCATGAATAAAAAAGATTTGACAAACAACGAGAAAGATGATAGTATTATATATCCAGAAAAAATATATCCATAAAGATGAGCAAGCTGGATAGTCGCGTGCTCGTGCACGAGGAAAGTCCGAGCTCCATAGGGCAGGGTGCTGGGTAACGCCCAGCGGAGGCGACTCCGAGGAAAGTGCAACAGAGATATACCGCCACGTAAGTGGTAAGGGTGGAAAGGCGAGGTAAGAGCTCACCAGCAGCCAGGTGACTGGCTGGCTCTGCAAACCCCACCTGGAGCAAGGCAAATAGGAGAGCATATGTGGTGGCCCGCCACGCTCTCGGGTATGCTGCTTGAGGCAGCAGGCAACTGCTGTCCTAGATAGATGACTATCCAAGACAGAACTCGGCTTATAGGCTTGCTCAACAGATATCATATCAGGTCCAGAGATTTTTCTCTGGACTTTCAAATTGATTATTGTGGGGCAAAATTCTTCATACATATAAAAGGCGAATACTTATAATTCACATCCATAAAAGAAGCCCTCTTTAAACCTGTCTACATCATCCAGGAAGGACATAATTCTGTAAACATTTTCATTATTGTTACTTTTCCAGATCCTATGTATAGGATATTTCTAAATGCATATACTACCGTTTGCTTGAATAATTCCTGAGGGAGGGATTATATGGAAAATAACATGACTGCTGCCAACTTACGGTCTGCCTTTGGCGGTGAGAGTATGGCCTATCAGCGCTATAAGGTATGGGGAAAAACAGCAAGGGGTGAGGGTTTTCCTAATGTAGGGAGATTATTTGAAGCCATAGCCGATGCGGAAAAAATTCATGCATCAAATCATTTTAAGACAATGAAAGATGTGGAAGGTGATTTCCTTGTTCCATCCATGGCAGGTTTTGGCATAGGCAATACCTCGATGAATCTTGCCAAGGCCATTAGTGGTGAAAACTTTGAGATTATCCAAATGTATGCTACATATATTGCTGTAGCTGACTTCCAGAAAGAGAGTGAAGCAAAGAAGTCTTTTGTATGGGCAATAGAATCAGAAAAGGGACACTCAAAGCTCTATACAGAAGCCAAGAAGTCTGTAGACAGTGGAAAAGACTATCAGATTGATAAGATACAGATCTGCAGTGTATGTGGCTATACGCTGATCGGAAAGGCGCCAGAAAAATGTCCGATATGCGGTGCTACAAAGGATAAATTTACAGCTTATTAGAATTATTAGAAGTCTTCCGGGCAAAATACATATCAGAGGTGGTATGATGCTTGGAAGACTTATTGTTTTGTTTATAACGGTTTCATTATTGGATCTGTTGCTATTGATAGCCCTGGGTAGATATATAGGATATTTAAAAACCGTTCTTATTGTTATAGGCATTGGCATAATAGGTGCCATAATAGCTGAACGTGAGGGACTTTATACATTTAGAAGGGTTAGAGATGAATTTTACAAGGGAAATCTTCCAACCGACGAACTTATGGATGGCGTATTTGTCCTGGCTGGTGGTGTAATGCTTATAACTCCTGGCCTTATAACCGATGTCATCGGTATCTTATGCCTTATTCCCAAGAGCAGAAAATACATCAAAAGATTTACACTTACTTATCTGAAATATTTACTAAACAGCAGGATTTTCAAGATAAAATTAAGAAGATAACACCCGGTAAAGGGTGTTTTTTGATATAATAATGTATTAAAATTATATTAGCTTATATTTATATTGGAAAGCAGGCGTAGACATGCATAATTTAAAGGTTGGTCAAAAGATAGAAATATATATAGAAAAAATGGCCAGTGAGGGGCAAGGTATCGCTAAGTATGATGGTATGACGGTATTCGTAGAAAAAGCCATAGCTGGAGAAAAAGT
The window above is part of the Calorimonas adulescens genome. Proteins encoded here:
- the nikR gene encoding nickel-responsive transcriptional regulator NikR, coding for MDEITRFGVSMEANLLSQFDKLIESKNYKNRSEAIRDLIRDYIVENQCKSDEAESIGTVTYVYNHEVREISDKLVDIQHGHHENIISSMHVHLDEHNCLEVMVIKGTSKTISKIADEIISTKGVKHGKLVMTTTGKNL
- a CDS encoding rubrerythrin family protein; amino-acid sequence: MENNMTAANLRSAFGGESMAYQRYKVWGKTARGEGFPNVGRLFEAIADAEKIHASNHFKTMKDVEGDFLVPSMAGFGIGNTSMNLAKAISGENFEIIQMYATYIAVADFQKESEAKKSFVWAIESEKGHSKLYTEAKKSVDSGKDYQIDKIQICSVCGYTLIGKAPEKCPICGATKDKFTAY
- a CDS encoding FxsA family protein, with protein sequence MLGRLIVLFITVSLLDLLLLIALGRYIGYLKTVLIVIGIGIIGAIIAEREGLYTFRRVRDEFYKGNLPTDELMDGVFVLAGGVMLITPGLITDVIGILCLIPKSRKYIKRFTLTYLKYLLNSRIFKIKLRR